From Virgibacillus ihumii, the proteins below share one genomic window:
- a CDS encoding DUF1572 family protein — translation MSVYETLVLMLSFGTLLVYILRSKKKKALSRGGKSMKLEKMYLQVIRSRFTDMKKQGDKTINRLSDEEIHWTYNDVSNSVAVLVKHLNGNMVSRWTGLLNSDGEKGYRNREQEFEDDNTSKQEIVYAWEKGWETFFGTLDSLKEDDLLKNIYIRGEKHTVLEAIERQMAHYASHVGQIIYIGKQLKGDDWESLSIPKGESQRYLDDMLKKHDKEKRS, via the coding sequence ATGTCAGTCTATGAAACACTGGTTTTGATGCTATCCTTTGGGACACTTCTGGTATACATTTTGAGGTCTAAGAAAAAGAAAGCACTGTCAAGAGGAGGAAAATCTATGAAATTAGAAAAAATGTATCTTCAGGTTATTAGAAGCAGATTTACTGATATGAAAAAGCAGGGTGATAAAACGATTAACCGGCTTTCGGATGAGGAGATTCACTGGACATATAACGATGTATCTAACAGTGTTGCGGTTCTTGTAAAACATTTAAACGGCAATATGGTATCCAGGTGGACTGGTTTGCTGAATTCTGATGGTGAAAAGGGGTATCGGAACCGGGAGCAGGAATTTGAAGACGATAATACTTCCAAACAGGAGATCGTTTATGCATGGGAAAAAGGCTGGGAAACATTTTTTGGCACGTTGGATAGTTTAAAGGAAGATGATTTACTGAAGAATATTTATATCCGTGGCGAAAAACATACGGTGCTTGAGGCGATTGAGCGGCAAATGGCTCATTATGCTTCCCATGTCGGTCAAATTATATATATAGGAAAACAGTTGAAAGGTGACGATTGGGAAAGTCTCAGTATTCCAAAAGGGGAGTCACAACGATACTTGGATGATATGTTAAAAAAACACGATAAAGAAAAAAGAAGTTGA
- the ald gene encoding alanine dehydrogenase — MIIGIPKEIKNNENRVAITPAGVVHLTKAGHNVLVEADAGLGSSFTNDEYKEAGAEVVESASNVWKRSEMIMKVKEPLESEFDYFREGLILFTYLHLANEPKLAKALVEKGVTAIAYETITLNNTLPLLTPMSEVAGRMAAQIGAQYLEKVKGGKGILLSGLPGVNRGKVTVIGGGMVGTSAARIAAGLGADVTILDLDPNRLRQLEEMFGSSAQTLMSNPVNIAESVKGSDMVIGSVLIPGAKAPKLVSEEMVKSMQPGSVIVDVAIDQGGNFETVDHVTTHDDPIYVKHDVLHYAVANIPGAVPRTATIGLTNVTVPYAEKIAAKGAEEAIKNNAAIKTGVNVLNGKVTYEAVARDLGFDYVSVEDALK; from the coding sequence ATGATTATCGGTATTCCTAAAGAAATTAAAAATAATGAAAATCGTGTTGCGATCACACCAGCAGGTGTCGTGCACTTGACAAAAGCCGGACATAACGTATTGGTCGAGGCTGATGCTGGTCTTGGCAGCAGCTTTACAAATGATGAATATAAAGAAGCCGGTGCTGAAGTTGTTGAAAGCGCTTCGAACGTATGGAAAAGATCTGAAATGATCATGAAAGTTAAAGAACCGCTTGAATCCGAATTTGATTACTTCCGTGAAGGACTGATTCTCTTCACATATCTTCATCTGGCAAACGAGCCGAAACTGGCGAAAGCTTTGGTTGAAAAAGGGGTTACGGCGATTGCCTATGAAACCATCACTCTCAACAACACATTGCCGCTCCTGACACCAATGAGCGAAGTTGCCGGCAGAATGGCTGCACAAATCGGTGCACAGTACCTGGAAAAAGTAAAAGGCGGCAAAGGAATTCTGCTGAGCGGACTCCCCGGTGTCAACCGCGGAAAAGTTACGGTAATTGGCGGCGGCATGGTTGGTACGAGTGCGGCACGTATCGCAGCAGGTCTTGGCGCAGATGTAACCATCCTTGATTTGGATCCGAACCGCTTACGTCAATTAGAGGAAATGTTCGGTTCAAGTGCTCAAACACTTATGTCGAACCCGGTAAATATTGCGGAATCCGTTAAAGGTTCTGATATGGTAATTGGTTCTGTGCTGATCCCTGGTGCAAAGGCACCAAAACTCGTCTCAGAAGAAATGGTCAAATCCATGCAGCCGGGATCTGTAATTGTCGACGTTGCGATTGACCAAGGTGGAAACTTCGAAACGGTTGACCATGTGACAACACACGATGATCCGATTTATGTAAAACATGATGTGCTTCACTATGCAGTTGCAAATATTCCCGGCGCAGTTCCGCGTACAGCAACAATCGGCCTGACAAATGTAACTGTTCCATATGCTGAAAAAATCGCGGCAAAAGGGGCCGAAGAAGCAATCAAAAACAATGCGGCAATCAAAACCGGTGTGAACGTCCTCAACGGCAAAGTAACGTACGAAGCCGTTGCACGCGATCTGGGATTTGACTATGTATCTGTTGAAGATGCCTTAAAATAA
- a CDS encoding chromate transporter produces the protein MKENKLKSLLEILMVSTKLGFTSFGGPIAHLGYFHDEYIKKRKWMDEESYADLIALCQFLPGPASSQVGIGIGVKRGGVLGGVTSFIGFTLPSVIALIIFASLLHTFDLQNAGWIDGLKIVAVVVVAQAVLNMAKKLTPDIQRKTIALIALVITLLWHTAFTQIAVIVIGGMIGFILFKQQSTDDKESKVSHFPVSKKLGAICLSIFFVLLVTLPVLANLTKVEWIALFDSFYRSGSLVFGGGHVVLPLLEQEFVPAGWLSEQEFLAGYGAAQAVPGPLFTFAAYIGAVINGWQGGLFGMAAIFLPAFLLILGTLPFWDALRSNPKIRGALIGVNASVVGILISALYSPIWTSSITTAIDFALAAILFSMLVYWKLPPWLIVITGAFGGMLISYIG, from the coding sequence ATGAAGGAGAACAAACTTAAATCACTGCTGGAAATATTAATGGTTTCGACCAAGCTCGGGTTCACTTCTTTCGGTGGACCAATTGCACATTTGGGGTATTTTCATGATGAATACATCAAGAAACGAAAATGGATGGATGAAGAAAGTTATGCTGACTTGATTGCACTGTGTCAGTTTCTGCCTGGACCCGCCAGCAGCCAGGTCGGCATAGGAATTGGTGTAAAACGAGGCGGTGTTCTCGGGGGGGTCACCTCATTTATCGGATTTACACTGCCATCCGTTATAGCATTGATTATTTTCGCATCCCTGCTTCACACTTTTGATTTGCAGAATGCCGGCTGGATTGACGGATTAAAAATTGTTGCTGTTGTTGTAGTGGCACAGGCCGTTTTAAATATGGCAAAAAAACTGACCCCTGATATACAGCGAAAAACGATTGCACTGATTGCACTGGTTATCACGTTATTGTGGCACACAGCGTTTACACAGATTGCGGTGATTGTAATCGGTGGAATGATTGGGTTCATTCTGTTCAAACAGCAATCTACCGATGACAAAGAATCAAAAGTATCACATTTCCCGGTTTCCAAAAAGTTGGGTGCAATTTGTCTATCCATATTTTTTGTACTGCTGGTTACGTTGCCGGTTTTAGCTAACTTAACAAAGGTTGAGTGGATTGCATTATTTGACAGTTTTTACCGCTCCGGATCACTCGTATTTGGCGGCGGGCATGTTGTCCTGCCTTTACTTGAACAGGAATTTGTACCTGCCGGGTGGCTGAGTGAACAAGAGTTTCTTGCCGGTTATGGAGCAGCACAAGCCGTTCCTGGCCCACTGTTTACATTTGCAGCTTATATTGGTGCGGTTATAAACGGCTGGCAAGGTGGTTTGTTCGGAATGGCTGCAATCTTCCTGCCTGCCTTCCTGCTTATTCTGGGTACGCTTCCTTTCTGGGATGCATTACGAAGCAATCCAAAAATCAGAGGAGCATTGATCGGTGTGAATGCATCTGTTGTCGGGATCCTTATATCAGCATTGTATTCACCAATTTGGACCAGCTCCATTACAACTGCGATTGACTTTGCACTTGCTGCGATTCTGTTCAGCATGCTGGTCTACTGGAAGTTACCGCCTTGGCTTATTGTTATAACTGGTGCATTTGGCGGAATGCTAATTTCATATATTGGATAA
- a CDS encoding PadR family transcriptional regulator, whose protein sequence is MEDRILRKLFLGFIQIHILHHALEHPIYGVWMLDELKEHGYDISAGTLYPILHNMEADGLLLKEDRNVDGKIRKYYTATEKGEVILDQARDKAYELFKEIKD, encoded by the coding sequence TTGGAGGATCGAATCCTGCGAAAACTTTTCCTCGGGTTTATTCAGATTCATATTTTGCACCATGCATTGGAGCACCCAATATATGGTGTTTGGATGCTTGATGAACTGAAGGAGCACGGGTATGACATCAGCGCTGGAACATTATACCCTATTCTTCACAATATGGAAGCGGATGGTCTTTTGCTGAAGGAAGATCGTAACGTGGATGGCAAAATACGTAAATATTACACAGCAACAGAAAAAGGCGAAGTTATTTTAGATCAGGCAAGGGACAAGGCATATGAATTGTTTAAAGAAATTAAAGACTAA
- a CDS encoding YkvI family membrane protein, producing the protein MKRILQIGSAFMGVIIGAGLASGQEILQYFTSFGYMGIIATIISTALFAYLGFILARLGSRMKATSHKEAIYKVSGWKWLGLIVDYIIIFTLFGVGVVMIAGAGSIFSQQFGLPSAAGILVMSILVVITIMMNIDAVEKVIGSITPFLILSVIGVSIYSILTMELSFADLEPVAAGLTSSLPNWFISGINYASFNIAVGASMALLMGGNEDDEKTASIGGLVGGLGIGAIIVLSNLAIFSKIDTVADAAMPMLKLVNDISPVLGFVYAVILFGMVFNTAIGMFFAFAARFTDVGTSKHKIFVIITGIAAFILSFVGFTDLVALFYPLIGYLGLFLIFALIIAPFRISSIKQDAQSSRESA; encoded by the coding sequence ATGAAACGTATTCTGCAGATTGGAAGCGCTTTTATGGGTGTTATCATTGGTGCCGGTTTAGCTTCCGGTCAAGAGATTCTACAATATTTTACCAGTTTTGGATATATGGGAATTATCGCAACCATTATCTCAACCGCATTATTCGCGTATCTAGGATTTATTCTGGCAAGGCTCGGCAGCCGTATGAAAGCCACTTCACATAAAGAGGCCATCTATAAAGTAAGCGGGTGGAAGTGGCTTGGTCTGATTGTCGACTATATCATTATTTTTACCCTGTTCGGTGTAGGAGTTGTTATGATTGCCGGGGCAGGTTCCATTTTCAGCCAGCAGTTTGGACTTCCATCTGCTGCCGGTATTCTGGTTATGAGTATACTGGTAGTAATTACGATTATGATGAATATCGATGCTGTTGAGAAAGTAATCGGAAGTATTACACCGTTTTTGATACTGTCGGTGATTGGTGTTTCGATCTACAGTATTCTAACGATGGAATTGTCTTTTGCAGACCTTGAACCGGTTGCAGCCGGATTAACATCATCATTGCCGAATTGGTTTATCTCGGGTATTAATTATGCTTCATTTAATATTGCAGTCGGTGCTTCAATGGCACTTCTGATGGGTGGTAATGAAGATGATGAAAAAACCGCTTCAATCGGCGGACTCGTCGGCGGTCTTGGGATTGGTGCTATAATTGTACTGAGTAACTTGGCTATCTTCTCTAAAATTGACACGGTCGCTGATGCAGCCATGCCAATGCTGAAGCTGGTGAACGATATTTCACCGGTATTGGGATTTGTGTATGCAGTCATCCTGTTCGGCATGGTTTTCAACACTGCAATTGGAATGTTTTTTGCTTTTGCAGCGCGCTTTACGGATGTTGGTACGAGTAAACATAAAATTTTTGTTATCATAACAGGGATTGCAGCCTTCATCCTCAGCTTTGTCGGCTTTACAGACTTGGTTGCATTGTTCTATCCATTAATTGGTTATTTAGGACTCTTCTTGATTTTTGCACTTATTATTGCACCGTTTAGAATTTCATCAATAAAACAGGATGCGCAGTCTTCACGTGAAAGTGCATGA
- a CDS encoding topology modulation protein, whose amino-acid sequence MKRIMVMGVSAGAGKSTFARKLGEKLDIDVYHLDAYFWKPNWVQASTEEFRESNRKIADQDKWIIEGNYSTTYDIRAPRADTIIYLELPLIICLYRVVKRWLTNIGNTRPDMGPGCTEKLDYQFIKFIVTTYHKRKKKMRTRFREFQSAGGPSKKVIVLRGRKAIQEYFTN is encoded by the coding sequence ATGAAACGAATCATGGTGATGGGTGTCTCGGCAGGTGCTGGTAAGTCAACGTTTGCCAGAAAACTTGGTGAAAAATTGGACATTGATGTGTATCATCTTGATGCCTATTTTTGGAAGCCGAATTGGGTCCAAGCGTCCACTGAGGAGTTCCGCGAAAGCAATCGCAAAATAGCTGATCAGGATAAATGGATCATCGAGGGAAACTACAGCACCACGTATGACATACGGGCACCACGGGCAGATACCATTATTTATTTGGAATTGCCACTGATAATTTGCTTGTACCGCGTGGTTAAGCGTTGGCTGACAAACATTGGCAACACCCGCCCGGATATGGGCCCCGGCTGCACGGAAAAGCTGGACTACCAATTTATAAAATTCATCGTAACAACCTACCACAAACGCAAGAAAAAGATGCGTACCAGATTCCGGGAATTCCAGAGTGCAGGGGGCCCTAGCAAGAAAGTCATCGTGCTAAGGGGACGAAAAGCAATTCAAGAATATTTTACCAACTGA
- a CDS encoding GNAT family N-acetyltransferase: MSYAIRVLQGDDLQLLKDMDTGIENDYVIRVFDRLTQKPNRLYGLFLDENLVSVGGISIYAGSYAMLGRIRTDRRYKKKGLASEIMSYMKDEAFRDERIQWVGANTQEENLPARRVMKKIGLTKHTMLYGALTKDTSMLESGAVPWKPITDLERKKKWLDHTFIQPGNVFPYECYYPFPATVELFQDSELHMWTFYENADASRFLITKPDQKKHHYLHAIYPWSDLTDQKGLWETISRDYRQLAKQTGEETYIWMDLTKEEVQTLPADHDFILESPWILHGISR; this comes from the coding sequence ATGAGTTATGCGATTCGAGTTTTACAGGGTGACGATCTGCAGCTTTTGAAAGATATGGACACTGGAATCGAGAACGATTACGTGATACGGGTGTTTGACCGCCTGACACAAAAGCCGAACCGTTTATACGGCTTATTTCTTGATGAAAATCTAGTAAGTGTCGGAGGAATTTCGATTTACGCGGGATCCTATGCAATGCTCGGCAGAATCCGGACAGACCGCCGTTACAAAAAGAAAGGGTTGGCATCCGAAATTATGTCCTACATGAAAGATGAAGCATTCCGGGATGAAAGAATCCAGTGGGTTGGCGCGAATACACAAGAGGAAAATTTGCCTGCACGCCGGGTGATGAAAAAAATAGGCCTCACCAAACACACGATGCTTTACGGCGCGCTGACAAAGGATACATCCATGCTGGAATCGGGAGCTGTGCCATGGAAGCCGATTACAGATCTGGAACGTAAGAAAAAATGGCTCGACCACACATTCATACAACCGGGAAACGTTTTTCCGTATGAATGTTATTATCCGTTCCCTGCTACTGTGGAACTTTTCCAGGACAGTGAATTACATATGTGGACGTTTTATGAAAACGCGGATGCATCCAGATTTTTAATAACGAAACCGGATCAGAAAAAACATCATTATCTGCATGCGATTTATCCATGGTCCGACCTGACGGATCAGAAGGGTCTCTGGGAAACGATCAGCCGTGACTACAGGCAGCTTGCAAAACAAACTGGTGAAGAAACGTATATATGGATGGATTTGACGAAAGAAGAAGTACAAACTTTACCGGCCGATCATGATTTCATATTGGAGTCACCATGGATTTTACACGGGATAAGCAGATAA
- a CDS encoding PucR family transcriptional regulator: MHSSDKRGFSRDVHSPEGLADRISDILKCPVTIEDSNHRLISYSKHEANVDDARVATIVRRKVPDKVINSLWKNGVMAKLFESDEPVIVPPVESVGLGRRIAVSVRKNQVILGFIWAQTNDDTVDENTIQILKEAAQLAKNYLLQHQPKQRNSEESYKEFFWQLLSGNVRNRADIERQAKRFGMELNGHMSITLMEFDTDISEMMERHAYYLTETLQQARVIFRLFDQNQLIMLTQLGTMKDSFHDFTADFIHKMEERLHIKPIKGAFGLTYDSPEHITDSYKQALKVLELKEQFPENLQDTYGYHDLGVFQFINEIRKLRTRYAYHNESLEQLKEYDKKHRSEMLVSLEKFLECDCNVHKASQLLHIHINTLNYRLKRITEIGHIDLRNYNQKMTLYLDLLVDKMEMNRL, translated from the coding sequence ATGCATTCATCAGATAAGCGTGGATTTTCCCGGGATGTCCACTCACCTGAGGGGCTGGCAGACCGTATCAGCGATATTCTGAAGTGCCCGGTTACCATCGAGGATTCCAATCACAGACTGATCTCATACAGTAAGCATGAAGCGAATGTCGATGATGCCAGGGTGGCCACAATTGTCAGAAGAAAAGTCCCTGACAAGGTCATTAACAGTCTTTGGAAAAACGGTGTGATGGCTAAACTCTTTGAAAGTGATGAGCCTGTAATTGTGCCACCTGTTGAATCAGTAGGACTCGGTCGGCGTATTGCTGTTTCCGTACGCAAAAATCAAGTTATACTGGGGTTCATCTGGGCTCAGACGAACGATGACACAGTCGATGAAAACACGATTCAAATATTGAAGGAAGCAGCCCAGCTCGCCAAAAACTATCTGCTTCAGCATCAGCCGAAACAACGGAATTCCGAGGAAAGCTACAAGGAATTTTTTTGGCAGCTGTTATCAGGAAATGTCCGTAACAGAGCGGACATTGAGCGTCAGGCAAAACGATTTGGAATGGAATTAAACGGTCATATGAGTATCACACTGATGGAATTTGATACGGATATTTCGGAGATGATGGAGCGGCATGCCTATTATTTAACCGAAACTCTGCAGCAGGCTCGGGTGATTTTTCGTTTATTTGACCAAAATCAGCTGATTATGCTTACACAACTCGGAACAATGAAAGACTCGTTTCATGATTTTACAGCAGATTTTATTCATAAAATGGAGGAAAGACTGCACATTAAACCGATTAAAGGAGCATTCGGACTGACGTATGATTCCCCCGAGCATATCACAGACAGCTATAAACAAGCATTAAAGGTACTGGAACTGAAGGAACAATTCCCCGAAAACCTGCAGGACACATACGGCTATCATGACCTTGGAGTTTTTCAATTTATAAATGAAATCCGCAAACTCAGAACCCGTTATGCCTATCATAATGAATCACTTGAACAGTTGAAGGAATACGATAAGAAACACCGGTCAGAAATGCTGGTTTCCCTGGAAAAATTTTTGGAATGTGACTGTAACGTTCATAAAGCTTCCCAATTATTGCATATTCATATCAATACCCTGAATTACCGGCTGAAACGGATTACAGAAATCGGTCATATCGACTTACGGAATTACAATCAGAAAATGACTCTGTACCTTGATTTGCTCGTGGATAAAATGGAAATGAATCGTTTGTGA